The Acinonyx jubatus isolate Ajub_Pintada_27869175 chromosome D2, VMU_Ajub_asm_v1.0, whole genome shotgun sequence genome contains a region encoding:
- the GHITM gene encoding growth hormone-inducible transmembrane protein, whose translation MLAARLVCLRTLPSRVFQPAFTKASPVVKSSITKHQWLLTPSREYATKTRVGIRRGKTVQELKEAAVEPSMEKIFKIDQMGRWFIAGGAAVGLGALCYYGLGMSNEIGAIEKAVIWPQYVKDRIHSTYMYLAGSIGLTALSALAVSRTPVLMKFMMRGSWVTIGATFAAMIGAGMLVQSIPYDQNPGPKHLAWLLHSGVMGAVVAPLTILGGPLLIRAAWYTAGIVGGLSTVAMCAPSEKFLNMGAPLGVGLGVVFVSSLGSMFLPPTTVAGATLYSVAIYGGLVLFSMFLLYDTQKVIKRAEIVPPYGVQKYDPINSMLGIYMDTLNIFMRVASILATGSNRKK comes from the exons ATGCTGGCCGCAAGACTTGTGTGTCTCCGGACACTACCTTCCAGGGTTTTCCAACCAGCTTTCACCAAGGCCTCGCCTGTTGTGAAGAGTTCCATCACGAAGCATCAATGGCTGTTAACACCCAGCAGG GAATATGCCACCAAGACGAGAGTTGGGATCCGGCGTGGGAAAACTGTCCAAGAACTTAAGGAGGCAGCAGTGGAACCatcaatggaaaaaatattcaaaa TTGATCAGATGGGAAGATGGTTTATTGCTGGAGGGGCTGCTGTTGGTCTTGGAGCATTGTGCTACTATGGCTTGGGAATGTCTAATGAGATTGGAGCTATTGAAAAGGCTGT AATTTGGCCTCAGTATGTGAAGGATAGAATTCATTCTACCTATATGTACTTAGCAGGAAGTATTGGTTTAACAGCTTTGTCCGCCCTGGCAGTGAGCAGAACTCCTGTGCTTATGAAATTCATGATGAGAGGCTCTTGGGTG ACAATTGGTGCAACCTTTGCAGCCATGATTGGAGCTGGAATGCTGGTACAGTCAATACCATATGACCAGAACCCAGGCCCAAAGCATCTTGCTTGGTTACTACATTCTG GTGTAATGGGTGCAGTGGTGGCTCCACTGACAATATTAGGGGGGCCTCTTCTCATCAGAGCTGCATGGTACACGGCAGGCATCGTGGGAGGCCTCTCCACTGTGGCCATGTGCGCACCTAGTGAGAAGTTTCTGAACATGGGAGCGCCCCTGGGAGTGGGCCTGGGTGTCGTCTTTGTGTCATCACTGG gatCTATGTTTCTTCCACCCACCACTGTGGCTGGTGCCACTCTGTACTCAGTGGCAATTTATGGTGGATTAGTTCTTTTCAGCATGTTTCTTCTGTATGATACACAGAAAGTAATCAAGCGTGCAGAAATAGTGCCACCATATGGAGTCCAAAAATATGATCCCATCAATTC gatgcTGGGAATCTACATGGATACGTTAAATATATTTATGCGAGTTGCCAGTATTCTAGCAActggaagcaacagaaagaagtGA